GTCGCCAATTTGACCGCCCGACTCGGCGTAGAAGGGGGTGCGATCCAAAATGATCTGTACGGATTGTCCCGCTTCCACCTGTGGTACCGATTCCCCCTCCACCAACAGGGCCTCCACTACCCCTTTGGCTAAGGCTTGGCTATAGCCCAAAAACTCCGTTTGGCTCAAGAAACCCGCCAATTCATCCAGGGATCCCTGGGCGGTGAGGTCGATGGTTTGGTGAGCCGCCCTAGCCCGTTGCCGCTGCTGCTCCATTTCCTGCTCAAACCCGGCCAGATCTACGCTGAAGCCCTGTTCTGCGGCGATCTCCTGGGTCAGTTCCAGCGGAAAGCCGTAGGTGTCAAAAAGTTTGAAAGCATCGGCGCCAGAAATCTGCTTTTGCGGGGTTTTCTGGCCTTTTTTACCCGCCTTAGCAGAGCCGGTGGCCGTAGCAAACAGGTCAAACAACAACTTTTCCCCTCGCTCCAGGGTTTTGAGAAATTGCTCCTCCTCCCGTTTCAGCTCCGTTTTGATCAGGATTTCCCGCTCTCGCACCTGCGGATAGGCTGCTTCCGCCAACTGAATGGAGGTTTCCACCACCGCTGGGGTAAAGGGATCCATGATCCCCAACAGCCGCCCATGGCGCACGATCCGCCGGATCAACCGCCGCAACACATAGCCCCGATCCACATTGGAGGGAATCACCCCATCGGCAATCAGGTGCATCACCGCCCGCGCATGATCCCCAATCACCTTCAACGAGGTTTGTTGCTCCGGGGTGGCCTGGAAATAGTCCAGTTGGGCGAGGCCGGCAGCCGTTTGAATGATTGGCAAGATCAGATCCGTCTCGTAGTTGTTGGGCACCCCCTGCAGCACCTGGGCCAGCCGTTCCAGTCCCAGGCCGGTATCGATGTTTTGCTTGGCCAAAGGGGTGAGGCGACCTTCGCTATCCCGGTTCAGCTCCATGAACACCAGGTTGTAGATTTCCAGGAAGCGGGAATCATCCTCTAGGTCGATGTGGGCATCTCCCAATTCCGGCTTGAAATCAAAGTAGATCTCGGAACAGGGGCCACAGGGACCGGTCGGGCCAGAGGCCCAGAAGTTATCCGCCTCCCCCATCCGTTGAATGCGGTGGGCCGGGATCCCTACCTCATCTCGCCATAGGGCAAAAGCGTCATCATCCTCCCGAAATACGCTCACCACCAGCCGCTCCGGAGGCAGGCCAAAGACCTCCGTCACCAGTTCCCACGCCCAGGCAATCGCTTCTTTTTTGAAATAGTCTCCAAAACTAAAGTTGCCCAGCATCTCGAAGAAGGTGTGGTGGCGAGCGGTTCGCCCAACATTCTCGATATCGTTGGTGCGCACACATTTCTGGGAGGTGGTGGCCCGTGCATAGTCGGGATCCCGTTGCCCCAAAAAAATCGGTTTAAAGGGCAACATCCCGGCAATTGTCAACAACACCGTCGGATCCTCCGGCACCAGCGAGGCACTAGGCAGCACTTGATGGCCCCGTTGGGCATAGAAGTCCAGAAAGGTTTGGCGAATTTCTGCACCGGAGAGAGATGGGAACATAGCAGGGGCAAAGGGAGACTGTATCAATTCTAAGTTTTTTGCATTCTGGGCAACCCACTCCTTCCCAGACTGGCGCCTAGTCCACGCCAATCAACGGCAAAACTAAGCGATTTCTCCGATTTATCTCAAGAGGGCAGACGCTAAAATCACCCTATCCGCAGCAGTTGTGCAAAATTTATTCCCTCCCGGTCTAACCTAGATGTATCTCTCACAACTTGTCTGCCCCCCTTGCTCCTCAGCCCCGCACCGGTTGCACGAATCGTCAGCTGGTAGGCCCTGAACTGGTATGCCCAACTGTTACTGCCTCAATCCTGCCTGTTCGCAGCCGGAAAACCCGCCGGAGGCTTCCACTTGTGCAGCTTGTGGCCATCCGCTTCTGGTTCGCAATCGCTATCGGGCATTCAAACGAATTGGGCAAGGGGGCTTTGGCTCCACTTTCCTGGTGCGCGACCAAGATATGCCCTCCAAACCTTGGCGGGTGATCAAGCAGCTACGCCCAGTGGAGAATTCACCGCAAATTGCCAAGCTTTCAGAAGAACTGTTTAACCGCGAAGCCCAGGTGTTGGAGCGTCTTGGGGAACATTCACAAATTCCCAAGCTGTTTGCCCACTTTCAGGAGGGTGGCAAATTTTATTTGGTGCAGGAGTTCGTTCAGGGCATCACCCTCTCCCAAGAAATGCACCGCAATGGGCCTTTTTCGGAGGAACAAGCCCGACAGGTGATGCAGGAGGTGCTGCTGATCCTCAGCTATGTCCACAGCCACAACACGGTTCACCGCGATATCAAGCCCGCCAACCTGATCCGCCGCAAAGAGGATCAGCGGTTGGTGCTAATCGACTTTGGGGCCGTGAAGGAGCTGGGCCCGGCCCATGAACAAGTGGTGGAAGTGACGGCGATTCGTTCCCTAGGCTTTTCTCCTCCAGAGCAGGTGCAGGGGCAGGCGGTAGGCCCCTCCAGCGATCTTTATGCCTTGGCGGCCACTTGCATCAACTTAATGACCTTAGAATCGCCGGCCAAGTTTTATGACCACGACACGGGTCAGTGGGATTGGTCGAACCGTCTACAGCTCAGCCCGGAATTCAACGCCATTTTGACCCGGATGTTGCAGCAGACTGTAAATCAACGGTTTGCTACGGCGACCGAAGTGTTGCGGGCGCTCCAGGGGATGTCGCTAGAGGAAATTAACGGCCCGGTTTCTCAGCCGATAGTTTTACCCCATCACCCGGTCGGCATCAGTCCGAGTCCGTCGATGATCTCCAGTCACTGGGCCAGACGCCGTTCGGAGGGATTTTCCCAGCCCACACCGATCGCGCGACCCACCGCTGGCGGGATCCCCTCTGGGGGTCTAGGGACTACCCCCACTGGGTTCATCAGCACCACTGGGTTTGCTCAAGGTCGGGTTACCAGCACTACGGGTTTCGGACGAGTCAAACCTGCCACGCCACCCCGAAATCAGTCTATGGCCGGAGCCGATTTGCGCGGACAATCTTTTGCCAACCAAAACTTGGCTGGTCAGGATCTGCGGCGGGCGGATCTGCGGGGAGCGGATTTTTCGGGGGCCAACCTCCAGCGGGCCGATCTGCGCGGGATCCTCTTCAATACCCCTCAACCCAGTTGGTTACAGGCCCTCAGCAGGTTGTTTGGGCGGGCCAAGACTCTGGGGGGAATCGCAGCTGGCTTGGGGGGGTTGCTGGGCTCAGGGCTCCTGGCCTTTTTGATTATCCGCCTTGCCACAGGTAATTTGGTCTACGCTTTGGGAGCAGCTTTGATCGCTTTGGTGGTGGCCGGCTCGGTGCTTTGGTCGATGACAGGGCGGGTGAGCTTGGCCCAACACACAGAGGAAACCAACAAACGCTTTACCAGCTTTCGCAAAGCTGACCTACGGGGGGCACAGATGGATGAGAAGTTCCGGGAGTTTGCCCGGCGGCAGGGTGCCTTGCTGGGTTAGAGAGATGGATTTGAGAAGCTGATGACGTGACTCGAACACGCGACCTGCTCATTACGAGTGAGCTGCTCTACCAACTGAGCTACATCAGCAGGGTATGCTTCAACAGTTGAAAGACTCCGAAAACCCGAGCGGCCACCAAGTCTGGGTTTCTTGTCATTCCCCTGAATTGAGCTTATCGATTCTATCTCATCCCCGCCGCGCTCGGGATCCCCAACGCCAGCGCAACAATCCGAAAGACAATGCCAGGGTTAGCCATGCCATCCAATCGCCGCTGCGGCTGAAAAAGGTTTGCTCCGAGCGCCGCATCACCTCTCCAGTAATCACCCCCCGCTGAAAAATCGGGCCTACCTGTTGCAGCCGCCCCGAGGGATCCACCACCAAATTGCCGCCGGTATTGTTCACGAACACTACGCTCCGCCGATTTTCAATAGCCCGGAAAACCGAAAGCTTGCCGTGCAGCATCGGCCAGTGACTGTTGCCAAACCAGCTATCATCCGAGATCACAATCAAAGACTCTGCCCCATTGCGAGTCAACGTCCGACTCGGCGCAGGCAAAACACTCTCCAGACAGACCATCACCCCCAGAGCCCCGAAACGCTCACCTCCCGCCAGAGGCCGATATCCATCCGGTGAAGGCACATACCGCCCCGACTCGAAATAGGGAAAAATCCACTGCTTGCCAAACAAATCCAGCAGATTACCCTGAGCATCGAACAGCAGGGCGGTGTTGAAAAACTGCATTTGATCATCAGGCAGATCCACTGTGCGGGGATCCGGCTCAGTGGCACCCGTAATCAGCGCTCCTGTGGGGAGGAGGATCCCTTGCATTGGCTCGAGCACATAGGGTTCCAACCCCGTGTTGAGCAACCGCGCCCGCAACGCCCCCTCCGGCCAGATCACCAACTCCGCCCCTTTCGCCACCGCCTGCCTAGAAAGTTGATGCAGCTCTCGATACCGCTCTATGCGATACTCCCAACTGCGATCTGCCTCCAACCAAGCCACCTGCTGTACAGCCCCCACCCGAAAACGGGGAGCCCCTGCGCCCGCCGCCCAGTTATCGAAATACGCCAACCGCCAGCCCCCATAGGCCAATACGGCTCCACTCAGACCTAACCCCAAAGCCAGCGTCCGCCAGAGGGTTGAACGGTCAGAGAGCTGGTTCTTCCAGATCTGCCAACCTTGGGTGGCCACTTGCCAGAGCAGCCCATTGACGAACACCGCGAAGAAGGTCACGCCCCAGATGCCTGTCACATCGGCCATTTGGATCCCTAAAGGCCAGTCAAACAGCAGGGATCCCCAATGGAAGGGAATTGGAGACCACAGCAAGCCCAACAATCCATCCAACCCTGTCCAGACGGTGGCTATGCCCAGAGGACGCACCCAAGCGGGCAGGGGCCGACTGAGGTAAAGGCTGAGCAGCGTAGCGGTGGTGAAAAACAGCGGAATAAGCGGAGCGACCACAAATCCGCCCAGGATCTCCCAAGCGCTGAGCACCTTGACGGAAAAGGGATCCACCCAGAAGGCATAGAGACAAACACAGAACCAAAGGCTGTAGGCCAAGCCCAGTCGCCGCCATCCTTGCCGTTGTTCACACAGATAAAACAGCGGCGCCAAACCCAGCAGTGCCCCCGGGAACCAGTGCAGCCAACGATTGGGGGAGCCCAGGCAGAGCAGCAGAATGGTCAAGATGATCAGCCAGTGCTCTCTCCACTCGGTGCCTCTCTGATTTGACAGATTCTCCTGCCAAGTTGAGCGTTCTGGTTCCAGCTTTATTACCATCTCATCTGCCGCTCCATGTCCTGGGGGATCCCTAGACCCTTCTCCTCAACGGGCTGCGGATCCCTCAGCCAAGCATACCTCTTTCGTCACTTTCGGAAATTTCGATGAGTTTACATCATTTCAGCAAAATTTCCGACTACGAGAAATCAAGTCTTTCTCCCAACTTGACAGAAGAGGCGTATGGTGCCTCCAGTTACCTTATTGCGGATACCACTGCTCTCGCCAGCCGCGCATTTGATCGATCTCCGCCTGTTGGCTGGCCAAAATCGCCTCCGCCAACTGGCGAATTTCAGGCCGTTGGGATTTTTCTAGGGCCTCTTCTGCCATGATCACAGCCCCTTCATGGTGGCGGATCATCGCCTCGATAAAGCGCAAATCAAACCAATCGTTGGCAGATCCCAAATCACTATCCATGCGCATATCGGAGAGTCTTTCCGGGGTCATCGCCATCATGTGCCCCATCTCCTCATGCCACATCAGCGGATAACGGGGTGCCTCTGGGTACCAACTCGGCCGCCAAGCCTGCATTTGCTCAATTTCTTCGCTTTGGGCCGCCAAAATCGCCTCCGCCAACTGGCGAATTTCAGGCCGTTGGGATTTTTCCAGGGCCTCTTTTGCCATGATCACAGCCCCTTCATGGTGAGGAATCATGGCATCGATAAAGCGCAAATCAAAAGCTTCATCTGCAGGGCCCAAGCTCATCGCGTGAGTCCCATGGACAGAGGGATCCGCATTTTTCACATGAGCAGCCGATTCTGCTCTTAAACCCATTCCAATCTCCGCAAGGGCAACCACACTGGTCAGGATCAGGCCATAGGCTGCTTTGTTCCGGATCATCGGTCACCTCCAACTGACAACAACACAGAGCCCATCCTAAAGGTTTCAGCCGACTGGAGAGTCAAGCACTTCTGCTATCCTGGCATCCATCCCCTCGGGATCCTTTTTCTCTGGGAGCACAGGTATGACCGGCCAGGTGATTACCATCGACCATCCCCTGGTGCAGCACAAACTCAGCCTCATGCGCCGCGTTGAGACCACCACCGCCGAATTTCGGGCCCTGATGCGGGAGATCAGTCTGCTGATGGCCTACGAGGTCACCCGCGATTTGCCCCTCAAACCGGAATCGATCCAAACCCCAATGGCTTCGATGTTGGCGCCGATGCTGGCAGCAGAGAAAAAGTTGGTGCTCGTCTCGATCATGCGGGCTGGACAAGGGATCCTTGACGGCATGTTGGAGCTGATCCCGGCAGCACGGGTAGGGCATATCGGCCTATACCGGGATCCCCATACCCTGATCCCCATCGAGTACTACTTCAAGGTGCCCACTGATATTGAGGATCGGGAGGTGTTGGTGGTGGATCCGATGTTGGCTACAGGCCATTCAGCCACTGCAGCTGTTCTCCGTCTGCGTCAGACCCGCCCCAAGTCGATCCGCTTTGTCTGTTTGGTGGCTGCCCCAGAAGGGATCCAACATTTCCATGAGCAGAACCCCGATGTACCCATCTACACTGCCGCAGTGGATGACGGCCTAGATGAGCACGGCTACATCATCCCCGGCCTGGGGGATGCGGGGGATCGCCTGTTTGGTACCCGTTGAGGTGGCTTGAGGTTGACTCTGAGGCAGAGGTTAGGAAGCTGGACTGGCGGACAACAACTGTTCTCCCTCCAGCATGCGAGCGGCAGCGCTGAGTAGCTCCTCTTCCAGATAGGGTTTGGTGAAGTAGGCGGTTGCCCCCAGTTCCCGCGCCGTTTGCCGGTGCCGTTCGGCTCCCCGTGAGGTGAGCATGGCCACAGGCAGACGGTTGAGGGTACTGTCTTCCCGTAGACGAGTCAGCAACTCCAGTCCATCCATCCGCGGCATTTCGATGTCGCAGAAAATCAGATCGCAGGGCAAACCACCCCGCAGCTTTTCCCAGGCATCCTGGCCATCCCGGGCCTGTTCCACCCGGTAGCCCACCTTCTGGAAAGACATCGAGAGCAACTCGCGCACCGTAATCGAGTCGTCCACGATCAGCACCGTGGTTTGGTGCACCTCTTCCGGTGTGGGTTCATCATCCCGATGATCCAACCAGAAGCGGTTCAGATCCCGACGACGACCGTGGGCCATATCCACCAGCTCGATGATGTCGGCAATCGGCAACACCCGCCCGTTCCCCAGCACCGTCGCCCCGGAAATACCCGGCGGCTTGGCCACAGGCCCGCGCAGTTGCTTGATCACGATTTCCTGCTCTTCCACAAAGCTGTCTACCTGCAGGGCAACATACTGGCCAGCACTTTGCAGGATGACGATGGGGATGATGCCCTCATCCTGGCTGATGCTGTAGACCTCAGAGCGGCTGCGGTTGTGGCTGCGGCTGTAGGCCAACAGATCCGAGAGGGGTTGGAAATGCAGGCGTTGATCCCGCCAGGGAATGGTGGGCCGCCCTTGCTCGTCCATCTGCACTTCGTCGGCAGGAATATCCAGCATCTCCTCTACCCCATCGAGGGGGAAGGCCATCAGGGCTTTGTCGCTGACACAGACCATGGCTTTGGAAATGCTCAGAGTGAGGGGCAGGCGGATGGTGAAGGTGGTGCCTTTACCTTGCACAGAATCCACCTGAATGCTGCCGCGCAGTTCACTGATGTTGCGGCGCACCACATCCAGACCGACACCTCGTCCGGCCAGATCGTCTACCTCTCCCTCGTCACGGGCACTAAAGCCAGGGTTGAAGAGGATGTTGAACACCTCGTCTTCATCCGCTTGCTCCGACAGCAGGCCCAGCCGTTGGGCTTTGGTTCTCACTTTGTCCACCGGGATCCCACCCCCATCATCCGAGACGACCATAATGGTTTGGTTGCCTTGATAGAAGGCTTTGATAGTGATCTTGCCTTCGGGGGATTTGCCGGCACGGCGGCGCTCCTCAGGCGGTTCGATCCCGTGCACTAGGGCATTGTTCACCAGGTGGGTCATCGGGTCATAGAGTTCTTCGAGGATGGCCTTGTCGATCAGGGTGTCGCGCCCCTCTACCACCAAGTTGGCCTGCTTACCGGTCTTGATGGAGAGATCTCGAATGGCCCGGGGGAGCCGGTCGGCAATTTGCGAGAAGGGCACCATGCGCGCCCGGTTCAAGCCCTCCTGGAGCTGAGTGGTCACTTGGCGGAACTGGCGGGTGATCTGCTCTGCCTCGTCCACCGCAAACTCAATATCCGAAGACGACTCCCTTACCCGCACGATCAACTCGATAATTTCTTGAGCCAGGGTATGGAAGGCCGTGAACTGATCCATCTCCAACTTGTCGAAGTCTTGGCCGGAGGAGTGACCACTCCTGTTGTTAGATCCGCCAGATCCGCCTGGCTTGCCTTCTCCATAGCGACCGGAGCCAACAGTAACCGCGCCGCTGTAGGCGGAGCTACGGCTGGAAAACAAAGCCGATTCCAGCAAAGAACGGTCATATTGATCCCGCATTTGCTGGCCCAAATCCCCCAACTGCTGTACCCGTCCCAAAAGGCCATCTAGGAACTGGCGCAGACGCGTTTGGTTTTGCTCCATGCTGTTGCGGTTGACCACCAACTCTCCCACCAAGTTGTTGATGGAGTCGAGGTGGCGCACTTCCACCCGCATCACCGGGTTACTAAAGGCAGGGGTTCGCCGGGTGCTGGGGGCTGTCACCGCTGGGGTTGGTGCGGTAACCGGAGCAGCAACGGTAGGAGTCGGTACTGATGCGGCAATCGGGGCTTTGGGAGCTGTGCCCAAGTCTCCCAACAGAGATTCCAGTTGTGCCTCAAAATCGATTCCAACATCACTGGTGGCCACAGGTTCTGGGGCAAGAACAGGCTCTTCAAGGGTGGCTGTTGGCTCTCCTTCATCGAAGAGGGCGGCCAAATCATCCAAGCGGGGGCCGGAGTCGAAGTCCAAGTCCTCTATCTCTGCTTCTGCCGCCAGGCTGGACTCACTGGCAAAGAAGTCATCCTCGGCAAAGAGTCCGGCCAATTGGCTTTCCAAATCCACCTCTGCCGGAGCAGGGGGGAGTTCTGGTTCGGGCATAAGCGCTGCTGCGGGGCTGTCCAGTTCTTCGCCAAAGCTCGTAACGGCCTCTTCCTCGGCGAAGAACTGACTCAATTCGTCCAGATCAACTTGCCCATCCCCATCTGCATCCATGGCCGAGAGCGAGGGATTGGTCTCCAGATTTAAGCCTTCGGTATCCGCCTCATCCGTAAACAGGGCATCGAGGCGGTCGAAAGAGGCTTCGGTAGAGGCGGCAATGCCTCCCAAGTCGGTGGACTGCGGTTCCACGAGGGCCTCTTCTTGGGCCGGGAACATGTCTTCCAGCAGACTCCAATCTGTATCGCCCGCGCTGACTGGTTCGGGAAGTTCTGCCGCCGCGGATTCTGGTGCGCCCCAAGCCCAAGCCTCAGACAAGTCTGACAAGTCTGACGGAGGCACCTCGAGCGTAGTCTCTGGGCTCACTGTCTCCTCTAGGTCATCACTAGAGAAGAGATCACCAAAGCTAAGCTCCGCTTCTGTGTCTGCTGTGGGCGGTAGCGGCATCGAGTCCTCTGCGAGAACAAAGGAGGCTTCTTCAGATTCACCAGATTCAACGGGTGTCTCTGGTTCTGTCCACAGGCTGTCTGGGGGTGCGGCAAACTCCTCCAAGCGGGGAAAAGGCTCATCTGCTAGGAAGTCTTCAAACTCGGCTGAATCTACCGATTCTGGGGTGGAGAACAGGGAATCGGCTTCCCCTGCAGGTGTGGAAAAGAGCTCTTCTAGACTTTCCTCTTCCGCATCGAGGGCTAGAGTATCGGAGAACTCCACCTCCTGAGATCCTGTCTCTGCCGGTTGTGAGAAATCCGAGGCCAAATCCTCCCAATCCGATAGCTCGGCAGGGGGAGAAAAATCATCCAGATCCAGGCCGGCAGGAGGTTCGGCCAAAAAGTCTGCGGCAGCATTTTCAAGATCTGACTCCAGATCTGAGGGTTTTGCCCCCCAAAGCTCGGCTCCGAACTCTGCAAATTCAAAACTGGATCCATCCGAGCCCAACAGATTTGCCTCTTCAGCCACACCTTCTGGAGCAAGTTCCTCCGCCGATTCTGCCAGCAAATTTGCCAGGGATCCGGTGGCCTCCTCGGCTCCGGGGGTGAAACCGGGCACCTCACCCATCCACAGGTCAAAAGCATCCTCCGGTGCGGCTTCCTCGACGGATCCCTCGGAAATGAGGTCGGATGCAGGCGCTGGCTCAGCAGAATAGGTCAGAAAATCTAGCGCCGACGGGGAATCCTCAGCGGGAGGCTCTGTCCAGGTGGATAACGCCTCTGCTGCAGACGACGGGGAAAGATCCCAGGACTGACCGGTCTCCTCAGCCCACTCCAGCTCTGGGGGTTCTGCCGGTAAAGACTCCGCCACCGCTTGATCCACCACTTCTGCAAACAGATCCGACAAATCCCCTTCGGCTTTCACCTCCTCCAGCCGTTGGCTCAGATCCTCGAGATCTTGCGAGAAAGGCTCGGGGGAGGGTGCGAGCAGTTCCGGTGGTGGTTCTTCGATACCAGAAAGCTCTTCGGCATTGGCAAACAGATCGTCAAAGGCAGTGGAGGCTTCCTCTTCCAAACCCAAGGGGGTGGGGTCAAAGCCTTCTAGGTCAGAGGCTAAGCTGATCTCCGGTTCACTACCCAGTTCGGGTGGGGTTGCGCCCAAACCAGAATCTGAGGAGGGATCCCAATTCCCCCACAGATCCTCGGCTTCGGTTTCCCCAGCAGAAGCAATTTCCGGCTCCCATCCCTCGCCAGGGCTAACTGCATCTGGCCAGCTCAGATCCAGTTCCGCCTCCCCCATGTCTGGGATGAACAGGTTGCCTGGGGCAGCGCCCTCTTCCAACGTCCACTCCGATTCTGCACCAGATGGTTGCTCCTCCAACAACAGATCCCAAGCGGCTTCTACACCCTCGGTTTCCGGCAACGCACTCTCTCCGATCCAATCCCATTCGGAGGATCCCTGCGATAAGTCGCCGCTGGCGCGAACGGGAGTCTCGGGGGCTTCTTCTAAAGGCTCGGGTTCCCAGCTCAGGTCAGAGCTGAAACGCTCTTCTGGAGGGATCCCGGCAGCCGCCCACTCCTCTGGTGCACCAATGCCATCGGGTTCTGGGAACAGAGGTTCTGGCTCTGCCGCAACCTCAGGTTCTGGCTCCCCAGTCAGGCCGAAGTCGAAGGCTTTGAGGGTTTCTGGCTCTTCAAGGGCTACTGGAATAGGACAGAAGGCCAATAGCTCAGCGGAAGGCTCAATGCTGCTTGCCGTGCCACTGCCCAGCGATTGGTGGGCTTGCTTCAGATCCCGCAATACTGGCAGCGCCAGTTGGCGCAGATCCTGGCCGGGATCCGCCAAAATTTCACCAATCAGACGGGTCAGAGAAGTCCACCCCCCCACGTCTAGCCCTGAGGACTGTCCCAGATCGTGCAAAGATTGCGCCAAGGTTTGCAGCGCCGGTCGAGTTGCCGGATCGTCGGGTCGTTTGAACAGATCCAACATCTGGCGCAGCAAAGGAGGGATCTGCTGTTGCACCAGCACCTCTAGAGGAGCCAAGGGTGCGCTGGG
This is a stretch of genomic DNA from Synechococcus sp. Nb3U1. It encodes these proteins:
- a CDS encoding response regulator, with protein sequence MNEEAQKRILSYFIEEARDHLTTIEQVLLSLRDSMNDPELINELFRAAHSIKGGSAMLGLTSIQRTAHRMEDFFNIFRSHPGGVPVDQHLETLLLRAFDSLSMLLEELQSPRGLTEEVGNATLAELEPVFQETEKHIQNLLGEGSVPTPTPAPVVAAVARTLQQDMAEVVPQRLRQMLDLFKQRDQTDIRERLAQVNSILTEIGQTHALTGWQQLTETVGQALQNPDTDLRTLALVALRDLKQGQQLILEGRPEQVAASAELQQLAQPAAPSAPLAPLEVLVQQQIPPLLRQMLDLFKRPDDPATRPALQTLAQSLHDLGQSSGLDVGGWTSLTRLIGEILADPGQDLRQLALPVLRDLKQAHQSLGSGTASSIEPSAELLAFCPIPVALEEPETLKAFDFGLTGEPEPEVAAEPEPLFPEPDGIGAPEEWAAAGIPPEERFSSDLSWEPEPLEEAPETPVRASGDLSQGSSEWDWIGESALPETEGVEAAWDLLLEEQPSGAESEWTLEEGAAPGNLFIPDMGEAELDLSWPDAVSPGEGWEPEIASAGETEAEDLWGNWDPSSDSGLGATPPELGSEPEISLASDLEGFDPTPLGLEEEASTAFDDLFANAEELSGIEEPPPELLAPSPEPFSQDLEDLSQRLEEVKAEGDLSDLFAEVVDQAVAESLPAEPPELEWAEETGQSWDLSPSSAAEALSTWTEPPAEDSPSALDFLTYSAEPAPASDLISEGSVEEAAPEDAFDLWMGEVPGFTPGAEEATGSLANLLAESAEELAPEGVAEEANLLGSDGSSFEFAEFGAELWGAKPSDLESDLENAAADFLAEPPAGLDLDDFSPPAELSDWEDLASDFSQPAETGSQEVEFSDTLALDAEEESLEELFSTPAGEADSLFSTPESVDSAEFEDFLADEPFPRLEEFAAPPDSLWTEPETPVESGESEEASFVLAEDSMPLPPTADTEAELSFGDLFSSDDLEETVSPETTLEVPPSDLSDLSEAWAWGAPESAAAELPEPVSAGDTDWSLLEDMFPAQEEALVEPQSTDLGGIAASTEASFDRLDALFTDEADTEGLNLETNPSLSAMDADGDGQVDLDELSQFFAEEEAVTSFGEELDSPAAALMPEPELPPAPAEVDLESQLAGLFAEDDFFASESSLAAEAEIEDLDFDSGPRLDDLAALFDEGEPTATLEEPVLAPEPVATSDVGIDFEAQLESLLGDLGTAPKAPIAASVPTPTVAAPVTAPTPAVTAPSTRRTPAFSNPVMRVEVRHLDSINNLVGELVVNRNSMEQNQTRLRQFLDGLLGRVQQLGDLGQQMRDQYDRSLLESALFSSRSSAYSGAVTVGSGRYGEGKPGGSGGSNNRSGHSSGQDFDKLEMDQFTAFHTLAQEIIELIVRVRESSSDIEFAVDEAEQITRQFRQVTTQLQEGLNRARMVPFSQIADRLPRAIRDLSIKTGKQANLVVEGRDTLIDKAILEELYDPMTHLVNNALVHGIEPPEERRRAGKSPEGKITIKAFYQGNQTIMVVSDDGGGIPVDKVRTKAQRLGLLSEQADEDEVFNILFNPGFSARDEGEVDDLAGRGVGLDVVRRNISELRGSIQVDSVQGKGTTFTIRLPLTLSISKAMVCVSDKALMAFPLDGVEEMLDIPADEVQMDEQGRPTIPWRDQRLHFQPLSDLLAYSRSHNRSRSEVYSISQDEGIIPIVILQSAGQYVALQVDSFVEEQEIVIKQLRGPVAKPPGISGATVLGNGRVLPIADIIELVDMAHGRRRDLNRFWLDHRDDEPTPEEVHQTTVLIVDDSITVRELLSMSFQKVGYRVEQARDGQDAWEKLRGGLPCDLIFCDIEMPRMDGLELLTRLREDSTLNRLPVAMLTSRGAERHRQTARELGATAYFTKPYLEEELLSAAARMLEGEQLLSASPAS